The genomic interval TTGAGAGTAGTTTTTGATGCTTCAGCAAAAACTACGAATAACAAAAGTTTGAACGACATAATGTGGGTTGGGCCACGAGttcaaaaagatatttttgacattattattaaatggagaaaatgggaatttgttgtttcggcagacattgaaaagatgtaccgacaaattaaaatagataataatgatcaaaaatatcaatatattttatggagaaattctccaaaagaaaaaattaaaacatataaattaaccACAGTCACTTACGGAACTGCATCTGCACCATATTTGGCTACCAGGGTTCTGGTAGATATTGCAGATAAATGTAAAAACCAAGTTATTAGTGCAATAATTAGGAATGATTTCTATATGGATGACCTAATGACTGGAGCTGATTCGGTAGAAGaagctaataaattaataacattaattcTCCATGAATTGCAGAAAGTTGGATTCAACTTAAGGAAATGGATTTCCAACAATTCCAAAATATTAACCACTGTGGAGGACACAGGGGACAATAAGGTTCTCAATATTATCGAAAATGAATGTGTTAAAACTTTAGGACTAAAATGGGAAcctcaaaatgatttatttaagttcagcgtaaattgtaatgatgaatcaaaaaatataaataagcgcGTTGTGTTATCAACgctagcaaaaatatttgatccgTTAGGATGGTTGGCACCAGTCACGGTTTcaggaaaactttttattcaaaaactttggataaataaaagtgaatgggATCAGGAATTATCCATAgaagataaaaattattgggaaaaatataaagaaaatttattattgttagagAATATTCGAATCCCAAGGTGGATTAATTCAAACAGTTCTTCAGTCATTCAGATTCACGGATTTGCGGACGCCTCCGAAAAAGCATATGCTGCAGTAGTCTATGCTAAAGTAGGACCTCATGTTAATATAATAGCTAGCAAAAGTAGAGTCAACCCTATAAAAAATAGGAAGACAATCCCCAAACTCGAGCTGTGTGCAGCTCACCTGCTTAGTGAATTAATCCAAAGACTAAAAGGATCAATTGACAATATAATGGAGATCTATGCTTGGAGTGATTCCACGATTACCTTAGCATGGATTAACAGTGGTCAAAGTaagatcaaatttataaaaagaagaacggatgacattcggaaattaaaaaatactgaaTGGAATCATGTTAAGTCAGAGGATAATCCAGCAGATTTAGCATCCAGGGGAGTGGATTCTAACCAGTTGATCAACTGTGATTTTTGGTGGAAAGGTCCGAAATGGCTAGCAGACCCAAAAGAACTTTGGCCTCGGCAGCAGTCTGTAGAAGAACCTGTCTTAATAAATACggtattaaatgacaaaatagaTGATCCTATTTACGAATTAATAGAAAGGTATTCCAGTATAGAAAAACTTATACgtataatagcatacataaatagattcgtgcagatgaaaacaagaaataaagcCTATTCATCAATTATTTCAGTAAAGGAGATAAGAATAGCGGAAACAATTGTTATTAAGAAACAACAAGAATACCAGTTTAGGCAAGAGATAAAGTGccttaaaatcaaaaaggaaatcaagacaaataataaaatattgtcattgaatccatttttggacaaggatggggttctaagagttggaggaagattgcaaaattccaatgcagaatttaatgttaaacatccaatcattttagaaaaatgccacctaacaagcttattaataaaaaatgctcaTAAGGAAACATTGCATGGAGGGATAAACCTAATGCGAAACTATATCCAAAGAAAGTATTGGATTTTCGGGTtgaaaaattcgttgaaaaagtatttaagagaATGTGTAACGTGTGCAaggtataaacaaaatacagctCAGCAAATAATGGGTAACTTGCCAAAATATAGAGTGACGATGACATTCCCGTTTCTTAATACTGGAATAGATTACGCAGGTCCTTATTAtgttaaatgttcaaaaaatcgtggccaaaaaacatttaaaggaTACGTTGCTGTATTCGTTTGCATGGCCACCAAAGCCATACACTTAGAAATGGTAAGCGATCTAACTTCAGACGCATTTTTAGCAGCACTCAGAAGATTTATTGCTAGACGGGGAAAATGTTCCAATATCTATTCAGACAACGGAACAAATTTTGTAGGAGCTGCAAGAAAATTAGATCAAGAGTTATTTAATGCaatacaagaaaatataacgattgcagcgcagcttgaaaaggacaggattgattggcattttattccccCGGCAGGACCTCACTTCGGAGGTATTTGGGAAGCTGGAGTtaagtcaatgaaataccatttaAAGCGTATAATCGGCGACACTATTTTGACTTACGAAGAAATGTCAACTCTTTTATGTCAAATAGAAGCATGCTTAAATTCAAGGCCATTATACACTATAGTTAGTGAGAAGGACCAACAAGAAGTTTTAACACCAggtcattttttaattggaagaCCACCTTTAGAAATAGTCGAACCAATGGAAGATGAAAAAATCGGAAATTTGGATAGGTGGAGACTTatccaaaaaatgaagaaagatttctgggttaagtggaaaagtgaatatttgcatacgctccagcaaaggaataaatggaaaaaggaaattccTAATATAGAAGAAgggcaaatagttttattaAAGGATGAGAATTGTCATCCTGCAAGATGGCCTTTAGGAAGGGTGGAAAAGGTGCATAAGGGGAATGATGATAAGGTCCGAGTGGCTAAAGTAAAGATGCAGGAAGGATATATCACTAGACCCATTACTAAAATTTGTCCCTTGGAAGGAATAAAGTCTGTTGACAAAAATGAGGCTGACCAAGAGCCAAAAAGACGAACTAGAGCGACATCGGGAATGTCCAAGATCGGAATCATTATGgcaatgttgttgtttgtgttaagTTGTCAAGTTTCTAGCGCATTACCTAAAGATATAGCACCAAGATATTCTatagacaaaataaataaaacctcaGCAATATATCTAGACCCGCTAGGAGATGTTGAGATTGTGAGTACTTCTTGGAATTTGGTTATCTATTATAAAATGGatccatattttaaaatgttaacaaaGGGTAATGCGCTTATACAAAGTATGAGGAAAGTTTGCGAAAGACTTCATAGCTTTGAAGAGCAATGTAGTCTAGTCTTAGATAATATGCAAAGTCAGTTATCGGAACttgaagaaaacaataaattgtttatgatgCAGTCTAGATCTAGAAGCAAGCGTGCTCCTTTCGAATTTATGGGTTCCttgtatcatattttatttggtataatggatgaagatgatagagagcaattagaagaaaatatgaagaaTTTGTTAGATAACCAGAACAACCTTGATAAactaattcaaaaacaaacatctGTGGTTGATTCAACTTCTAATCTATTAAAGAGAACAACAGAAGATGTTAACTCCAATTTTAGAAGTATGCAAATAAGAATTGAGAACATGACAGAAGttcttaaagaaaattattatgtttataaggaatcaataaaattctttatgaTTACGAAACAGCTACACTCATTGATTGAAGAAGGCGAAAAAATTCAAGCAGGCATTATAAGCCTGTTGA from Drosophila mauritiana strain mau12 chromosome 3L, ASM438214v1, whole genome shotgun sequence carries:
- the LOC117139036 gene encoding uncharacterized protein LOC117139036, whose amino-acid sequence is MRNYIQRKYWIFGLKNSLKKYLRECVTCARYKQNTAQQIMGNLPKYRVTMTFPFLNTGIDYAGPYYVKCSKNRGQKTFKGYVAVFVCMATKAIHLEMVSDLTSDAFLAALRRFIARRGKCSNIYSDNGTNFVGAARKLDQELFNAIQENITIAAQLEKDRIDWHFIPPAGPHFGGIWEAGVKSMKYHLKRIIGDTILTYEEMSTLLCQIEACLNSRPLYTIVSEKDQQEVLTPGHFLIGRPPLEIVEPMEDEKIGNLDRWRLIQKMKKDFWVKWKSEYLHTLQQRNKWKKEIPNIEEGQIVLLKDENCHPARWPLGRVEKVHKGNDDKVRVAKVKMQEGYITRPITKICPLEGIKSVDKNEADQEPKRRTRATLKVTG